Within the Medicago truncatula cultivar Jemalong A17 chromosome 4, MtrunA17r5.0-ANR, whole genome shotgun sequence genome, the region ATAGTTCACATCATCAGCTTTGCGATGCCACACAGCATAACTAGCACTATTTTCTCCAGAAGCATCTTCCGAACACAAAATAACAGTGAGGGATGTTGCAGTGACATCTTCAAACCTCACCATATTTGGTGCTAGTAAACTTGCATCTGATAATGTAGACACAGACTGATCAATAATTACCTTATTCGAGATTGTAAACACAATGACAAAATGTCAATAAGCTAATAATTGTTCTATCCATCACAATATTAtagttaagaaatttaaatcaaatataattaCATACACAAAAAGTTATCTTGgatgtaaaatattttgtgttttcctgTCAATTCCATATGTCATTGTAGGTCCCAAAAGTTCATCAGCACTGTCAACTGTGATTAagagtttttcatttttgtaccACCACCAATTACCAGAAATTACATGTAAATTAGCCAAAATTACTTATAGGTGAacattctaaaatataaaacccATTGTTACCAAATTAATTTCTCCTTGcactaaaatatttctatacCATTATACCAATTACCATAAATAGAAGAAGTAAATTATTTGATTCCATAAAGGCAAGATCCTTTTTAAAAGAGTTGTTGGTCACCTTGAATGGTTGGATTGGGAGACAGAGGCGAGATCCTTTTGGAAAGCATTGAATCAAGTGATTCAAGAGCGACACCACAGAGTTTCTGAACTTCAGGTCCCGAAGAAAGCCTGTTCACAATCCCCCTACCAATCTTCAGTGGTGAGCCAGTCAGTGGACCCACTTCAGGTTCAAGTTTCTTCACTGCTTCATCAACAATTTCATAAAGTTCTCGATACATTTCAGTCCCTTGTAAAAGTTTTTGGCTTAAGGAGACACGGTAACATAGTATATCCACACGTCTGGCATCCTTTGCTACCATCAATTGTTTTCTCCAGCATCTATTACATTTAAGAAACAAGCATAGATGAGATTGTACATACCCAACACAATTTCCAAAAATCATCCTAAAATGATTATAGTGCATCCCATACATATCAAAGTAACAACTTTACAATCTTTTGATTGAACAAAAGCAATATTTTCTCCGCTGTATTGAGTAGAGTTCACTGATCACTAGAGCATAGCAATTCAAAAGAACATTCAACAATTTACAAATCTCTCTATTCCACAATGCTGATCATACGTAATATTAATCTTGAAATGGCAGACCTATGTAAGATTAAAGTAAATTATGTACTAAAAGATGCTACAATTATATTTCCTACTGTATAGAACTTGAAAGCCCGAAACAAAAGAGGGAAGGATTAAAAAAGGAGAGATTGATTTTCAACTGGTCCATTAAGAAGGATAAGACTTTAGCAGGAAAAAGGAGAAGACTTTGGCATGGAAAAAATTCTAAAGTTATGAACGTATTTTGATGTATCTTGTAGACGACAAACGACTTGGTTGACTTAACTTGTTTCTTTAGAATGAAGAAAATTCTAAGCCTCGGTTGACTTATTTCAATACTTAATATCTATTTTGTATCTTGCAAGCAACATATAAATAGATATAATCATCTTGAATCCTAATAATATCAATAATTTGCATTTACACAAAGTTTCCATTGTAGAAAACACTATAAGACCAAGACAAGACAGAAATATAgggaaaaagaataaaaagaagaatataAAATTTACCCGAGTAAATCATTTACTTTCCCACAAGAGACACAGTAGAAGCCTCCATCATGTTTGGGGCGTTTGCCATCTTTGCCAATTCCAGAACCATCATGTTTTAAAGCACACTCAAGGTGGCATGACAAGCCGCAAGAAACACCAGGAAATGGAGCTTCAGAGCTGCATATTAACCACAGGCTAGGGTCTTTGTTGTCGTCATATTGATGACAAATACAACATGAACACCTTTTGCAAAATGCATCTCCTTGATTTAGCGTAGCCTTGCATGCTGAGTTTTTGCAGTATGAGGTATTATGATTCACATCGCCACTGTTATTGACAAAAACATTGTTTTCAGGAACAGCTAACCGAGATGGATTCTCAATTTTTCTCTGCCTTTTAGCAGGTTTCTGACCATTTTCAGGAAAAGAATGTGGTTCAGGGTCGGTGGCAATATCATGGCCACTTGATTTCTTTTCGGAAACAATTTTCAGAAGATTTTCGATAATTTTCACCTTTGTCAGCCCAGTATACTTCCTTTCTTTTCCCATCTCAGCACACAATATTTGTAAAATCTCTTGACGGCTCCATGACTGTAGTATCTCAGATGCACCATCATGAGACGATTTAGATATTTCATATACAAGCTCTCTTTTTTCCTCCATACTCAATTTACTAAATTTAGAAGGATCAAGAGCAACTGCTAAGAtcaaggaaaaagaaaacaaatattagcatattaTTATATAGATGAGAGCATTCCAATTTTAAAACTTCCAAGTGCTGAAGGAAACAAGACTATTTCAACAAAGACTTCTGCTACAATTTGTACTCATGCTAGACATGTCATCATCAAGAAATTATACGCAGAAATAATGGATTTTATAGAAGAAACTATAATGCATTTTTTAATGAACTAACATATTGATTGCATATAATATAACCAagaaaacaagaacaagaaacATAACATATAAAACTGTAACTGGTTGAACTTGCATCACAAGGACATCCCAACCACTTGATGCAGAATGGAATCTAGGAATATTGGATAGCTCAGTGTAAACGCAATGGACTAATCAAGTCAGCCAATTAGGTAATTGGACTTAACTTCCTTTGACTTTTATAAGCACCTTCATGGACCTGCTTATTTAGTTGTTGGCACATCGCATATCAAATGATAAGCCTACTTCAATCAAGACtccttttttaatcaaaatgcattaataaaatattgaacTGCCCGGCCCCTAAATGCAGTTCACACCAAAAGCTCGGGAATAAAAGGCTATATATAGCATAGATTTTAAGCCAAAAAAGGCAGAATCagcaaaagataaataaaataaattacaattaaatcaaataaaatagtgAAACACCTCTCTCATTAAAGTTCATTCTTTTttctgaaggaaaaaaaatcaaagctaatCAGAACCCAACATTCAGGAAGGACACGCATGGAAAACAAGGTTTTACACCGTTGTCGTGTTGTGATCCTTGTATTGCAGAAAATTGCGGTTAGATACAACTGATGCACCCAGAATTAATGCAATTGTGGACGCATAGACATAAAAAACCTTGACGTGTCATGCCTCGAAAAACCATGAGAAAGATGACATGGCAAATaaatcaatccacaattaaatCA harbors:
- the LOC11443783 gene encoding VIN3-like protein 2 isoform X4 — encoded protein: MEEKRELVYEISKSSHDGASEILQSWSRQEILQILCAEMGKERKYTGLTKVKIIENLLKIVSEKKSSGHDIATDPEPHSFPENGQKPAKRQRKIENPSRLAVPENNVFVNNSGDVNHNTSYCKNSACKATLNQGDAFCKRCSCCICHQYDDNKDPSLWLICSSEAPFPGVSCGLSCHLECALKHDGSGIGKDGKRPKHDGGFYCVSCGKVNDLLGCWRKQLMVAKDARRVDILCYRVSLSQKLLQGTEMYRELYEIVDEAVKKLEPEVGPLTGSPLKIGRGIVNRLSSGPEVQKLCGVALESLDSMLSKRISPLSPNPTIQDASLLAPNMVRFEDVTATSLTVILCSEDASGENSASYAVWHRKADDVNYPLDPTCTILLPNRRLGIEGLLPDTEYRFKFVSNDPRMLCACEVQVLTAHGEDEVPNCSATERSQSPVTNGSSLSNPSSVEDETNHSDQTDNRSDNYPSYHKDSDQLAPGNLSNDANNCSGLGGVGIPNNADSLSDKQADVGTTAIIASSDVPKLENKHSQEEQVAEDMSTEDGSVPTGRECVPLVGSSKGGLPNTPCKLEIIKDGRGRKGRSKFSGKDLENGSGKRNVLRDGSTSKKRSSERQDEGCKANSFSDQDFEYYVKVIRRLECEGHIEKNFRQKFLTWYSLRATSQEIRIVKIYVDTFLEDSASLAEQLVDTFSECVSNKRSSVPAGFCMKLWH
- the LOC11443783 gene encoding VIN3-like protein 2 isoform X1, which encodes MATDSSSQAVALDPSKFSKLSMEEKRELVYEISKSSHDGASEILQSWSRQEILQILCAEMGKERKYTGLTKVKIIENLLKIVSEKKSSGHDIATDPEPHSFPENGQKPAKRQRKIENPSRLAVPENNVFVNNSGDVNHNTSYCKNSACKATLNQGDAFCKRCSCCICHQYDDNKDPSLWLICSSEAPFPGVSCGLSCHLECALKHDGSGIGKDGKRPKHDGGFYCVSCGKVNDLLGCWRKQLMVAKDARRVDILCYRVSLSQKLLQGTEMYRELYEIVDEAVKKLEPEVGPLTGSPLKIGRGIVNRLSSGPEVQKLCGVALESLDSMLSKRISPLSPNPTIQDASLLAPNMVRFEDVTATSLTVILCSEDASGENSASYAVWHRKADDVNYPLDPTCTILLPNRRLGIEGLLPDTEYRFKFVSNDPRMLCACEVQVLTAHGEDEVPNCSATERSQSPVTNGSSLSNPSSVEDETNHSDQTDNRSDNYPSYHKDSDQLAPGNLSNDANNCSGLGGVGIPNNADSLSDKQADVGTTAIIASSDVPKLENKHSQEEQVAEDMSTEDGSVPTGRECVPLVGSSKGGLPNTPCKLEIIKDGRGRKGRSKFSGKDLENGSGKRNVLRDGSTSKKRSSERQDEGCKANSFSDQDFEYYVKVIRRLECEGHIEKNFRQKFLTWYSLRATSQEIRIVKIYVDTFLEDSASLAEQLVDTFSECVSNKRSSVPAGFCMKLWH
- the LOC11443783 gene encoding VIN3-like protein 2 isoform X3: MATDSSSQVALDPSKFSKLSMEEKRELVYEISKSSHDGASEILQSWSRQEILQILCAEMGKERKYTGLTKVKIIENLLKIVSEKKSSGHDIATDPEPHSFPENGQKPAKRQRKIENPSRLAVPENNVFVNNSGDVNHNTSYCKNSACKATLNQGDAFCKRCSCCICHQYDDNKDPSLWLICSSEAPFPGVSCGLSCHLECALKHDGSGIGKDGKRPKHDGGFYCVSCGKVNDLLGCWRKQLMVAKDARRVDILCYRVSLSQKLLQGTEMYRELYEIVDEAVKKLEPEVGPLTGSPLKIGRGIVNRLSSGPEVQKLCGVALESLDSMLSKRISPLSPNPTIQDASLLAPNMVRFEDVTATSLTVILCSEDASGENSASYAVWHRKADDVNYPLDPTCTILLPNRRLGIEGLLPDTEYRFKFVSNDPRMLCACEVQVLTAHGEDEVPNCSATERSQSPVTNGSSLSNPSSVEDETNHSDQTDNRSDNYPSYHKDSDQLAPGNLSNDANNCSGLGGVGIPNNADSLSDKQADVGTTAIIASSDVPKLENKHSQEEQVAEDMSTEDGSVPTGRECVPLVGSSKGGLPNTPCKLEIIKDGRGRKGRSKFSGKDLENGSGKRNVLRDGSTSKKRSSERQDEGCKANSFSDQDFEYYVKVIRRLECEGHIEKNFRQKFLTWYSLRATSQEIRIVKIYVDTFLEDSASLAEQLVDTFSECVSNKRSSVPAGFCMKLWH
- the LOC11443783 gene encoding VIN3-like protein 2 isoform X2 gives rise to the protein MKVLIKVKGIALDPSKFSKLSMEEKRELVYEISKSSHDGASEILQSWSRQEILQILCAEMGKERKYTGLTKVKIIENLLKIVSEKKSSGHDIATDPEPHSFPENGQKPAKRQRKIENPSRLAVPENNVFVNNSGDVNHNTSYCKNSACKATLNQGDAFCKRCSCCICHQYDDNKDPSLWLICSSEAPFPGVSCGLSCHLECALKHDGSGIGKDGKRPKHDGGFYCVSCGKVNDLLGCWRKQLMVAKDARRVDILCYRVSLSQKLLQGTEMYRELYEIVDEAVKKLEPEVGPLTGSPLKIGRGIVNRLSSGPEVQKLCGVALESLDSMLSKRISPLSPNPTIQDASLLAPNMVRFEDVTATSLTVILCSEDASGENSASYAVWHRKADDVNYPLDPTCTILLPNRRLGIEGLLPDTEYRFKFVSNDPRMLCACEVQVLTAHGEDEVPNCSATERSQSPVTNGSSLSNPSSVEDETNHSDQTDNRSDNYPSYHKDSDQLAPGNLSNDANNCSGLGGVGIPNNADSLSDKQADVGTTAIIASSDVPKLENKHSQEEQVAEDMSTEDGSVPTGRECVPLVGSSKGGLPNTPCKLEIIKDGRGRKGRSKFSGKDLENGSGKRNVLRDGSTSKKRSSERQDEGCKANSFSDQDFEYYVKVIRRLECEGHIEKNFRQKFLTWYSLRATSQEIRIVKIYVDTFLEDSASLAEQLVDTFSECVSNKRSSVPAGFCMKLWH